The following DNA comes from Aquila chrysaetos chrysaetos chromosome 9, bAquChr1.4, whole genome shotgun sequence.
CAGTCCTTTTTATACAAACATCTAGAGGTTGGATTTtggagctgcagccagcagggaCAACAGCCGGCAGAGTGCTAGACGCACTCAGCAAGGAAAGTACTTCTTCCGATAGGTGTGTTCGGTGACAATCCAGCACGAGCATGCCCTTGCTGTTCTGGCACTCCGTGTGCTTCTGCCACACTCTGGATGACCACAACTCCATGACTTCATCATCGCTGTATCCGTTCTCCTTCGCTTCCAACATGATAGATTCCGGCACATTGGCGGGCTGCTGTACATGACCCCTGTAGAAGACCAGTGTTGGGAGAACGCTTCCGTCAGCGAGGATTGTGAGGACAACATCACACCAGGGCTCCCCAGTTCCCACCGTCTGCAAAGCATTCTCCTTCCGGTCATCGCTGCTCAGCACCTCCACATCAAGGAAGAGAGAGATTTCATCGATGGCTGCAATCATGGAGAGAGGCAGGTCTTGAGTGTGGATTTGCCGCTGCACGAACTCGATGAAGCAACTGGCGTTGTCCTCTACATCTTTGGGGAGAGGGTGAGCCACTGCCCTTCGAGTATGCATGCTGAGGTTGTGCCGTAGCATGAACCTCACTGCCCACTCATAGGAGATCTTGAAGCCACCTTCGAGGGATCGGCCAATCTTGGTGGCTTTCTGGAAGAGGGTCTCCTCGttcacaggcagctgctgctctctctgtGTGAGGACCCATTCTGCTAGTTTCTCTTCAGCCTCTAAGCTGAGGTACTTGCCCTCTGACAGCGATGCCAAGTTCTCTTCTTGGAAAGCTTGAAACCTTCGTAGCCAGCGCTTGATCCGCCTCTGAGGATTTCGGAAGTGCTCTGCAGCCTGTTCAGTGTTGCAGCACAAAGCAAACAGTACAACTCGCAGCTTTTTTACTGACAGCTGCTCCTTTTTGCTTGCAGGCTCAGGCTCCTTTGTTGGCTGCTCATTGTCTTGAGCATCAATATTTAAGCACTCTTCTTCCTGGCAGACCAGAGGTCTGTTGTAGGCTGTTGGTGCCAGTTCAGGCTCCAGGTCATCTTTTGCAGGTAACATAGACTTTGTTTTCACAGTAGCAGCTTTACTTGGGGAATAGGTAGGACATGTGTTCTTCATGCTTTTGTCCTGGGGCTGAATGTGCCTTGAAGGGAGAGAACACAGGACCTTCTTAacactaaataaataaagctgttgagggaaaacaaacaaatggaaaaaaaccccaaacccaaccccacaaactgaaacagatgATGGCAGATAAGAGTTTAGAAACAGTTTACCTGGAATGTGATATCCAAGTAGGCCctgttaagaaaaacaaaacaacaaaaaacatttgcagcttAGCAAACAAACACTAAGTCAGTGCAAGCAAACAAGTCCTCTTACAGAAAGGAGGATCAGTGTTCCTCTTGTCTCTAACTCCAAAGCATCCCACCCTGCTGCAGGAACAGTCAATACTCATCCAACCGTTCAAACCCCAGCCTCCTCCCATACCCAAGTACCACCACATCCAAGCCAACAAGTGGAAACTGCTCAACTGGGCAGAGCCACACTCATTAGCAATCGTTAAAGACAAACAGCAAAACTCCACGTCCATTTGAAATAACACGAGGAGTTTGGTTAGGAaagctcagctttggccagatCCCTGCAGGCAATGCCTGTAAGTTTTCCAAGTTGCAGTTATTCACCGCCAATGGCTGGAATGCTGCTCTGAGGCTTTATTCAAAACCCAGCATCAGCAGCTGCTTAAGGCCTCCCAGTGTCATGGAGGTACAATGATGTCTCCGAGGAACAGAGGAACTTGCTGAAGCCCTCGGCATTATCTCTCCCTGGGAAGATCTCATGAGAACAGCAGTGATACAGCTGAGCTCCAGGCAGAGCCGGCCTCACTTAAAGCTTAACTCTCCAATCTCCATAACAATGAAGATTCATTCAGGCAGTTACAGAAGGTCCCCAACATACATTTTATCACTTTATCAGAACTCAGGACTCCGTAAGTGCTCAGCCCAATGCTAAACAAAGATGTATTTGACCTGGAGTCTATgaacttgtcctggtttcagctgggatagagttaattgtcttccaagtagctggtacagtgctatgtttttgaatTTGGTATGAGatgaatgttgataacactgatgttttcagttgttgctaagtaatgtttagtctaaagtcaaggatttttcagcttctcgtgcccagccagcaagaaagctggaggggtacaagaagttggtacaggacacagccagggcagctgaccccaactggccaacggggtattccataccatgtgacatcacatctagtatataaactggggggagtgggggtaGTGGGATCGCCGCTgagggactaactgggtgtcggtcagcgggtggtgagcagttgcattgtgcatcacttgcatattccaatccttttgttattactattgtcattttattagtgttactattatcattattagtttctttttttccattctattaaattgttcttatctcaacccacgaattttacttttttttttttctgattccctcccccatcccactgggtggggggggaagtgagtgagcggctgcatggtgcttagttgctggctggggttaaaccatgacagaactgcattaattttttgtaacttttctgctccttttcaaACACTTACCTCGGAAAATAATGTTACTAAACTCATGTGATGGATTGAAGACCAGATGTTCGGCCATTGCATCACCCTCAGATGTTACAAAGAGACAAGAGGAACAGGACAGCTTTACACCACTGGaaggaagcggggggggggggggggggggggggaagagagaagtgAGCTTAGCATCAGTATCAGATATGAAAATATGTACATCCCCTCACTAACAGTTAGGGAAAAACCATCACCCTCCAGTGCGTACAGGCAGTGTCCCCACCCTGAAACATTAAGTCCCACTGGAAGGCAGTGGGAATCTCACCATATTGCCCTTAATTCAACATATTTTGAATGCACATTAGATTCCCAGGTGATTAAAATAAGATGACAAGTTTTCCATTACCAGGCAGTatagtttttaaacaaagccaAGTATTTTGGACTCTTCCGAGGAACATGGTTGCTGTAAGACAAAAGAATTTATTAAATGTCAGAATTATTCCAGGTACTTAAACAGCTATAAAACCATGCAAAATACAGCACATTTACAAAGACAGATGCAATCCTGGTTTTAGTAATATTTTGGCTGCCACTCTTGTgttcaaggaaacaaaaactCTGTGTCTAgagtaaaaaaaacctgtacagtaacatttaaaaatgcctgGATTTTGGAGTAAGTGTTCTGCCATCCTGTTCTGTGGTCTATCCATGGTCCTGTACAAACCACAGGCTTGTAGaagcacagaaatttttttttttttcctttttaaaattttaaaattattaaatctgAGAATTTTGTAAGAAATCCTAGGAGCActgaaaaatgagttttctgcagcagcatgcaGTACACGTCATTAGCTACAATACTGATGGTTTGGAACAAATCTCAGCTCTTGCACTCAGTTTTCTCATCTCATTTGAAAGCCACCGCCCATGTCTGTGCTGATACAGAATACATGTCCAATGTCTTAGAAACCATTGCAGTGAACtggaattttcctttcttacagtgcagacagacagacatagAAGTGCTACTGCATTCAGGCAGGAGGAATTTCTATTACAGCGTTCAAAGAATCACACATACTTGATCATGTGGTTGGCATAAGCTCTAGAGCAGCAAGTGCTGTAGCGACATAGCGAACAGTGCACGTAGGTGGGAAAGTGGTTTGGGAAGTCGGGGATTTCGAAGCTGCACTCCAGACAAGTCTGCCTCCCCAGGACACTCCTGAAGATAAGAGGGATATTTTCATTAGTGTCTGAACAGGTATCTTTGGAGTTATAATAATCATCAGGACAGAGAAGAATTTAATGACATGTAAACTTTCAGAAGTCTCCAGTCAAGCTAGTCTCATCTTGCACCCTAGCTTCCTAGGGTGCCTCGGTGCCAGGCTAAACACTTCCCACTTGCTGTAGTCAGGAATATACAATTTAAAAGTGgataataaatttttaaaaaagaaaaaaaaaaagtattgaagACAAGGCAGCAGGACACAGGGTGGGCAGAAAGCCCTTATGGTGATGAAATTCCACTGTTTCTATAAAAGCACCCAGCTAATTCTATATTTTGCAGTTTCACCTTAAGGGCTTTCATAACATGActtaattctggttttgtgggAAGCTAGGCTCTCCTGGCATAAAGTTTCCTTGGCAAGTGGTAAGACAGAGCTGTCCAGTGCCGAGGACTGTATTACCCATCACTGTGGCATTAAAAAGCTAACtacatttcctttgaaaatctttttaaatttgaaatttagCAAAACgttctgacatttttttgaCCGCTCTCTTCTGGACGTTCCTCTGGACAGGCGGGTACAGGAAGATGGGCTGGGGATCAGTAGAAGATGACAGCGGAGTGGTTTCCTGTCCAGTGCCCTGCGGCATGTCATTTGAAGATATTGGCACTGTCCGTGGCTGTCCTCTAGATGCCCTGATTGTAACCTGCAGAAAACAGATACACCCATACCTCCTAAAACACAAGGGCAGAAGTGATCTATCCAAATTCAGACTCCTCTGTTTGGAGTAGTCTTTCAGACTCTTAGCAGAGAATAAACAGGTGCTCCTAGGACACGATTCATCCCACCCAGGGCAGCAGTAGCCTAAAAGAGGACACATAACTTGAGCCCCAGAAGTGCCTGTTTGTCCCTAATGACTACAGAGGGCACCCAGGCAACTAGTTCAGATACCTTCACTTGTAGGTACCTTAGGAGAGTTTAACCTCTGGCGTGCCACTTTCAGCTCCTCCCTCTCTCACTGTTTCTATGAAGTATCTGATTAACTAAGCACACACAACACAGACAGAATACAAAGTGCTTTTCTGTCCCAGTGAGCGTGGTTTAAGTGATGGAGATGAAGAAAGCATCAGTTTTGCAGCACTTAATAAATACACACCAATACAGACGCTATGGGTGTTTCCTGAAGAAACAGAGGACAGAGGTCTGCTGTTAACTTGGATTTCTTACCTTGGTTCCAGGTTTCAATCCTTCTAATTGTTTGGGCTTTCTGAAAGTTTTGTGGTGCTGCAGCTTGTGTTCAATTTTATCCTTGGCAAATAGGAACTGGAGTCTACACTTGTTGCAATGATAAACACTCTTCTTCTAAAGCAAATGCAGATGACATATTTCATTTGAGAGAAACAAAAGTCACAACAgagcagggttttttgtttaaaaaaagaaaaaaaaaaaaaaaaaagaagaacttCCCCCCTCTTTGAAACCAAAGGCAGCCCCATTTTTCTTTAGCATCTGGAAGTCCCTCCCCGCCAAGTCCCTTATcttgggtgttttggttttacattttttgtttgttttggttttttaattaaaatcatcaGGCTCTGTAGAGACACCAGACCTGGAAGTGCCATGGAACAAGTCTTATTCAGCTTGTTTAAGCCAAAGTAAGGCATATGAGCAGAGCAGTGCATGGGGCAACATTCCTTCAGAAGCTGCCTTGCCTCTGCCTCTTATGGGAGTCAGTGAAGGACTTCAGGTGCAAATCAACTCAGGCACTTGGTAAGAGTGCTACACGTCTATATTCTGAAAGTACACTTCAGCTACACCCACATAAAATATGTTGTCAATACAGCCAACATATACGGAAACAGAACACTGAACTacaaaaattacattcattTGTGTGCATACAgtattatttacttatttattacCTGGagataagaaaatttaaaacccAAATGAACACAGAGCCCACTGTTGGTTAATCATCACATGAAGCAAACACAGTCCagcaaaacatgctttttttctgctaagtAACAACAATCTGTGCTACTCCCAAAGGAGCAATGCCTCTTCTCTTCAGCACAATCCCTATGAAAGGTCTGGAATGACAGCATGCAAATTGCATGTTATGGAGTGAATACAGCACCTACTAAAATCCCTCTTTCAaccaagttttctttctttctgtttttattccAAGCAAATGCTCAACTAATCACATCCTTACTATCCACCGAATCTCTGTGGAGAGGGaaccaccttaaaaaaaaaaaaagaggggggggcagggagagggagggggagagagagagaaactacAGCCCTGACATAGTACCTGATGCCTCATGAAGTGCTGTTGGAAAGCATTGCCATTCTTAAAGACTTTGAGACAGTAAGGACAGAGCAGGTGCCGTGTGTCTTCATGGATCATTCGGAAATGGCTATCCACTTCAGAATAGAGGGATGAACGATACTGACAGACCTATAGGAGTGGACGGAAACAATTAACAGTGAAATAACATTGGAATCCATCTCACATCCACCATTGCAACATGGAGATCTTAACAGCAATGCCCAGATCCCCAGAGATACTTATCAGTGGAGTTTAGGAACCAGGTACTAAAGAACCTGCTAGCTTATTCCAACTGTAAGACACTAAATCAAGCCGTGTATATTCAGAGTAGTTtggagaaacagattttaactACTTGTATGAGAAGAAAGTAGTGACAATTCAAGCTCCagatccaagaaaaaaaagggagagacagTCAGTGCAAAGCAGTTGGAATATATTAAAGAGCAGTTTCTTCAGTGTCTatgtaaaatgcagaatttggAACATAATCTGTTTTAACAGATTTTAGAagtttcttcttgtctttttctttttggagggACAGTGTTAGGACCTCTGGGTGGAGAAGACACATTCAGAATTGATGCAAGCACAAATTTCATGGCAACAGAGCGTCAGGAAAAGGTATCACACAAGCAACTTAATCTCATCTGCTCCCGTGACGACAACTCTTTATGGCACAGCAATTTGCCTGCAGACCccgggaggaaaaaaatattagggTCTGAATGCTACTGGGACTAAACAAACATCTATCACACTGATCCAGCTTCAGAGCACTGGGAACCAGTAGCAAACGTTCAGCTACTCGTGCTGCTCTAATGGCCATTAGACTTCTCCAAGCCCACACCTCGAAAAAAATGCAATGGGCTCCACAGCATTGTTCCATGGCCCGAGTCTGTTTTGAACCACTATGAGCCACACACTTTTCTGAGAAGTGCCAAATTTCCTCTTATTCTCTAGTATGCATTTATGAGGTCCAGCCCCTAAACCACTTTTAATACCTGACAAACATAGGGCATCTCCCCAGGCTTGTGAGTGTCCTTCATGTGCTGTAGGAACATTGGCTCACTCTCGAATGCCCATTCGCAAATCTTGCACTTtgctgcaaaagaaaggaaaaacaggtaACAGCCGGGGGACAAAAACACCCACCCCATTACAAGTTTCTTTGGTAACAACTGtcccttaaaacaaaacaccccccccccccccccccccgcccaaaaCTAGCTCTGAAATCTTTGAATTGGGTAggcaacaaaataaattctgagaGGTTTCCAAAAGGCCGCAAAAATtctcttaaataaaacaatgggTACAACAAGATGTCCTAATGAGGGAACTTCAAGTGATTTTAAATCAGATGTCAATCTACTGATAAACATTAAATTCTACCCTGACATGATTATTGAACTCAATCTTTAAAATACTCTTGACAGTAAGTTTGTAGAAATGTAACTTAGATGGATTTTTCTGGTGGCCTACAAAACAAATGCACCAAGGGGCAAGGCAGAACAGACGCTCCTTTCTCAACAGATTTGCAGTTAATACAAGACAGAAACCCTCTTAAACctaaacaaacagcagcatcaaAATCAACTTACTTGTTGACTCATAGGGACTGTGGACATTCTCTAAGTGACACTGTAGCTGAAACGGAGTGGAGAACTGTCTGTAACAATGCTGACAGATGGTGTGGACATCTACCTCTCCATTCTGCTGATCCAGTTCAACGTGGTGCTTCATGTGATTCATAAACCTTATGGAGGTGAAGAGAAAGTGTGTGAACAGAAATTCAAACATTTTGCACCTGTAACCCTGAAAGCGTTATGAATGCTAcaccagaagtattttttaacagcATTAAGATGTTTCCTTCTTGCTCCTCCCATCAAAAGCCAAGTCTCCTTCTACCCAGCAACCTCCCGCTCCCTAACTGTGGGGGAAGTTAGGGAACAGTTTTTGTAGTACAGAGGCTGTACTACTTGCTTTTGAGCACTTCTGACCCCAACTTGGCATTCAACTGATGATGACAAAACATttcaacttaaaagaaaaatcagtagtCCAGTTATCACAATAGAACAACATAGTGGCTTGCTCAGAAGAATACacaatttcataaaaatattttcttcctctgttgaaAAAAGCATTGAGTAATGATGAGAAGAGCAGTTCTTCAAGAATTATTTCCTATTATCTACTAAGACTAGTGACGAGCAAATGAGACTTCTCTGCTGAAGAATATAGACGCAATTATTCTAACCATGCAATCTTCTTACAACTTTTGCCCTGACTGAACTGTGTGATGATGGGCAAATCTCTCTCTTGTGTTCAGTTTGGGTCTTAAGCTACAATACGGGAAAGCTGCAGGGTCTGATACTGATGCTTACAACtcatttttacttctgcagATCAAAGGTATTCAGAACACTGTAGACTTTTTGTGGCACATTGCATTCCCTTACCGTATATTGTTCTTTAGCCTCTTGGTGCAGTGTGGACACCTGAAGGAAGTTGGAACCTTGGGGAAGTTCAGTAGCTGGCTCACTTTGCCACCATCTCTGCCATAGTAGAAATCATCTACTAACATAATAAGCTTACTTTGGGATGAGTCAACTACATTCTCACTTGGCTCTGGAGCTTTAGCAGGTGGGGACAGTGCAGGGATAGGAGTAGAAGAGGGTGGTGAAGCAACAGCTGTAGTTTTTTCTGGAGATGGAGGCTTTGCAGATTGAATATTTGGTTCAGATTctggagattttcttttcctgaggaaTTTAACCATTTCGGGGCAGCAgtactaaaaggaaaaaaaaccacaaaacacccACACACATTAAACTAGATCTAGGAAGAACTATACACTATTAAACAGACACAAATTAACCAATACtaagaaaagacagaggaacTCTAGGAAACTCTTGAGGAAAGAGTAATGCAGAGTCAAtatcccattttctgttttgattgtTTACTGATATGTaagattagaaaataaatgcatctcCTGGCACCAAAAGGACATAAAACTGAGGTCCTGTCTACTTCCAGTGAGGGATGCTGTGGAAGGTCTTCCGAAGACCTCTCCTTTGCTTCTCACTTTCTCCTAGtcatattcttccttttcatagAAGTCCCTGATCTAGGGAGCAGAACTATTCTTTGCACTCAACAAGCATGCACAATTATCCATTAACTGCTACTCTTAGAATGGTTACTTACACACATATGTCCTCTTAAAGCTTCAGTGACTCGAAACTGAGCATCACATCTTGGGCAGACCTTCCTGCCACCATCTTGCAAATCAAATGTGGGAATAGGagatgaactgactgtaacaggaagaacacaaaacaaaccaagaaaaatggAATCCTTACACTTCATCTTAAATCTAGGCAATCTTTTTGgcatactgaaatattttagttttgagAGCTGTACTTTTACCTACTAACTAGACTGGAAGAGGCATGAAAAGGGCAAAAGTATGCAAACTTCTGACAATCTGTATGACGAAACATACCCCCCAGTAGCTAGAATAAGGAGTGTCTCAAAATTacacttaataaataaaaaaataagaaggaaaaaagatcagCTCAACTCatctcccctttttctttaaccatttgtttgctttggttttccatCAGACTACAATGCCTTGTCTTCACTTCCAACTGTAGTAAGAAACTCAGAATACAGATGACATGAAATGTACCATACATCAACTTTGACACCCAAACACCTTAGGAAGGTGTTTTTTTGGAATAAGAGAAGCAAAGATTTTATCCTTTTGCCTCCTTGTATAAAGTATTTCAGGTGTGTGTATTCTCAAGATGGCAGCATGCACACCAATAattttgaatgcaaaataatgtaTGCAAGCAAATATCCACAAACAAAATATATCACTGGATAAAAATGTACAGataaagatgaagaaattaatAGCAAAGCTTGTAAAGTGTTTATCCCTATTATGAAATCCCAGTAGTTACAGGTTAGCATTTTTTTTACTCCAGAAAAACTTCTGAATTCTCAGCACAATGAACCAAGTTAAGATAGCTGCTACAGACCATACCTtttaatgatgatgatgatgacgaCGACTCTGAAACACTAGATCTCTGGGAACCATGCACAGGGCTGCTGTTGGAAACCACCAGTGGGCCAGGGCTCTGTCCTAACGAAGGAATGGTGTTCAGGGTATTCACTAGCTTAGCAACCTCATTGCCAGGGCTCTGTCCTAACGAAGGAATGGTGTTCAGGGTATTCACTAGCTTAGCAACCTCATTGCTGTTCTCACCAGTCACTCCAGGTCTCTTTACAGTCACAAAGCTTGCAATACTCACTGCCAAGGGAATGGATAATACAAGAACACTAATAAGGAATCAGTAAGATCTGATCCACTGTGTGAATCCCGCCCCCATCTAGTATGCCTTGCCTCTTGCTCTTCTACCTTGAGTCTTCAAAGATGACTAAGCCATCAATTATCCTGTCCAGTAATGCAAAGGCTGGCAAGACTGGGAAAGTAAATTTCCCTAACCTTCCAGATCACACTTTGAGATATGAGCTAAGTCCCACGATGAAGTGAACAGGATGCTGATGgtcacaaaaattatttgtatttcttttctaaatgcaaTTGTATATGATTATGGCCAcataaagctaaaaataaccTGACTACTTGCTGTgtgaagaagtatttttttcctttttaaattgttcatCACTATTCTTGAGCAATCATTTCACTCATGAATTTagccaacattaaaaaaaaaaaaaaaaagcaacatagtTAGCTTCTGCTTGTGTTCATCATCTATTTAACTTtacctttcaaaaaatacaaGTGATTAACCAATAGCATTTTTCAGtgctatatatttttcaatAGCATTTTTTGGGGGACTTCTAGCTGATGGTCTCAGAACATTCTACAAACCAAAATTTAACTAGTTCTCAAACCAAACTGGACATGATAGCAGGATTATCCTCATTTTCCAGGTTGGTAAGAGAGATGAAGCATGAGTCAGTGACAGAGGCAAAAATAGAACCCAGGAGTTCTGACTCAACTTCTGTCTTTTAGCTGCTATGCCGTATGTTTGAAGATCAAATTATAGACAGTGTTATACACTCGAGTCCCCTTGCTTTTCCATGGCAAGTCTTACCTAATTTGGGGTTAGTAGCTTGACTGGactgccctggctgctgcacaGTTAACTGTCCAAGTGCTGTTGGCTGCGTTGCAGTAGGAGTTGTGGAGGTGCTGGGAGTGGACTTACTTTGCTGTTGTGCCTGGGACTGTGGTACAGTGCTCCTGATGGTAAGCGTGGCCGGAATGACCGTAGTGAAAGTGTTGGTGGTGGGTCGGACCGGCATGGTTGTACCTGGTCTCACCTGCGCCATTTGAGAGAACACCTGAGGAACGCCAACTGCCGGTTTAACAAACTGGGTACCTGGGgcttcaaaaacaaatgaacaaacaaggCAGATCAAGTAACTGAATTCCATTCCTTCCACAGTAATAACTGAGTACAACCTGTTTTCCAACACTGCTGAGCTCCCAAAATTCCCAGCAATTTCAGTGGAAGTTTTAAGAGTCCAGCACCTTAATTTCAATTCCCAGGCAGACTAAAACTGAACATGGATGCAGACAGAGTGAAAATTCTTCACTAGCATCGTTGCTTTGTTGTAAGGCAGGTGTCCGGTGACACACGAGTTCTTAGTCTTTCTGATGGTGCATAACAGGATCTCGTAGCAGAAATTAGTGTTAGAAAAATAATCCTCAGGGTGAGGCTTGGTTTACAGGCAGTTTCCCAGCACTAGCATGGCATGGTgagattttgaaaagaaggaagaggggtAGTCACAGGCTGGTACTTTGGAATTATGTTAACTGAGGAGGCTTTTTGAAGAAGCTAGATTATATGGAGCTCTAAGAGGCAGACATTCCTTCCAGCTGGAAGTCCCCTACTCTGCAAAGTGGTTTGTTACTACCATCAAAGGGCCTACTCCGCTACAAAATGACTAGCAGAATTACAGCCACAAATACGGACAAATCTCACCTACTACAGAACTGAACGCCCACCTCTTCAGAGCTACTAGATATGCAGgtgaaatacagatttcaaatacaattttttttttttaattcttagtACTCTAAAAAGGAACACGACAGTGGCTTTAGCTTGTTTCAGTCCTCACCTGGGACGAGGGTGATGGGTCTAACTGTTTGACCTTGCTGTACATTAAGAACAATTCCAACTTGGTTCATCGTGTTTTGTACAGGCCGCACATTCCTCACAGGAAATCCCTGCAGTCAAACAATACCATTAACATTAACACACTGAGAATCTTTGAAACACTTTCAATATGAGCTTTCTACcctaaaaatcaaataaacaaattaaaaccccccaccccacagtaCTATCATCTATAGATCAATTCAACTATGAGGCCATACTGTTCTTGGCCAGCACCTTACCCAACAGTAGGGCCCCCTTCTTTATACTCTACAACAGTCTGATATACAGCCTCCACTCGCAATCTCTCCTTCCCTAAACAGCTACAGAAATCTCCCAGGTCTTGGCAAATGCTCAAAGAAGCCAGTGgacgtttaaaaaaaattacctgcaCATtccccaggaaaataaaacaaagtagTTAAGTATTCTGCAAGGTCAAATTCACGCAGAGTGGACAGACCCATCTACAGCAGGTAGTCAGGCCCTACTGGTAAGGCTACAAGTGACAGCCAGCGTGAAGTCCCATCAGACCCGTGCTGGCTCCACAGGACCTGCTGAGGTGTGGAACATGGCCAATTTTCTCAAGCGAGATTCAACTGCAGAATGACTAGGAACACAAGCTATTTCTAAatctacataaataaaaaaaaaaaccaaaccaacaacaaaacaaaaaaccaacagatttCAGCTCAACTGTACCATCCACTAAAGCGcacaagaaaaactgaacagGCATCTGATTATTACTTAACAGAGAACAGTCTTCCATGTATGAGTGCACCAGATCTTCTGTCTCAGCCATCCTGGCTGGAAGGGCACTCACCTGGGTTGTTATGA
Coding sequences within:
- the POGZ gene encoding pogo transposable element with ZNF domain isoform X6, whose amino-acid sequence is MADTDLFMECEEEELEPWQKISDVIEDSVVEDYNSVDKTATAGNPLVQQSGQPLILTQNPTSGLGTMVTQPVLRPVQIMQNANHVTNSPVTSQPIFITTQGFPVRNVRPVQNTMNQVGIVLNVQQGQTVRPITLVPAPGTQFVKPAVGVPQVFSQMAQVRPGTTMPVRPTTNTFTTVIPATLTIRSTVPQSQAQQQSKSTPSTSTTPTATQPTALGQLTVQQPGQSSQATNPKLVSIASFVTVKRPGVTGENSNEVAKLVNTLNTIPSLGQSPGNEVAKLVNTLNTIPSLGQSPGPLVVSNSSPVHGSQRSSVSESSSSSSSLKVSSSPIPTFDLQDGGRKVCPRCDAQFRVTEALRGHMCYCCPEMVKFLRKRKSPESEPNIQSAKPPSPEKTTAVASPPSSTPIPALSPPAKAPEPSENVVDSSQSKLIMLVDDFYYGRDGGKVSQLLNFPKVPTSFRCPHCTKRLKNNIRFMNHMKHHVELDQQNGEVDVHTICQHCYRQFSTPFQLQCHLENVHSPYESTTKCKICEWAFESEPMFLQHMKDTHKPGEMPYVCQVCQYRSSLYSEVDSHFRMIHEDTRHLLCPYCLKVFKNGNAFQQHFMRHQKKSVYHCNKCRLQFLFAKDKIEHKLQHHKTFRKPKQLEGLKPGTKVTIRASRGQPRTVPISSNDMPQGTGQETTPLSSSTDPQPIFLYPPVQRNVQKRAVKKMSVLGRQTCLECSFEIPDFPNHFPTYVHCSLCRYSTCCSRAYANHMINNHVPRKSPKYLALFKNYTACGVKLSCSSCLFVTSEGDAMAEHLVFNPSHEFSNIIFRGPTWISHSRHIQPQDKSMKNTCPTYSPSKAATVKTKSMLPAKDDLEPELAPTAYNRPLVCQEEECLNIDAQDNEQPTKEPEPASKKEQLSVKKLRVVLFALCCNTEQAAEHFRNPQRRIKRWLRRFQAFQEENLASLSEGKYLSLEAEEKLAEWVLTQREQQLPVNEETLFQKATKIGRSLEGGFKISYEWAVRFMLRHNLSMHTRRAVAHPLPKDVEDNASCFIEFVQRQIHTQDLPLSMIAAIDEISLFLDVEVLSSDDRKENALQTVGTGEPWCDVVLTILADGSVLPTLVFYRGHVQQPANVPESIMLEAKENGYSDDEVMELWSSRVWQKHTECQNSKGMLVLDCHRTHLSEEVLSLLSASSTLPAVVPAGCSSKIQPLDVCIKRTVKNFLHKKWKEQAKEMADSTCDSDILLQLVLCWLAEVLEVISDSPELVQQSFLVASVLPGPDGTANSPTRNADMQEELIASLEEQLKLNEEQQEEAVAEVQDRTQAEESADPEILHQLFEGESETESFYGFEDADLDLMEI